A single region of the Pseudorhodoplanes sp. genome encodes:
- a CDS encoding O-succinylhomoserine sulfhydrylase, protein MSVSRPRYRPETRLVHSGTLRSQFNETSEALFLTQGYVYDSALQAEKRFLGEDPGYQYSRFSNPTVSMFEQRMAEFEGAEAARATATGMAAVTLALMGQVKAGDHVVASKALFGSCLYIVEDLLPRFGVQSTLVNGTDLDAWQAAVRPNTKTFFMETPANPTLEVIDIAAVAKIAHNAGATVVVDNVFSTPLWQSPLALGADCVVYSATKHIDGQGRCLGGVVLGSEKFIADNIQVLLRQTGPSMSPFNAWVLLKGLETLAVRVRRQTDNAAAVSVALAEHPKISRLIFCGRPDHPQAAIIRKQMKGGSNLVTFEIKGDKAATFRFLDALKLIRISNNLGDAKSLVTHPATTTHQRLKPEQRAELGISDGLVRLSCGLEHPDDIVEDILAALEKV, encoded by the coding sequence ATGTCCGTGTCCCGTCCGCGCTACCGCCCCGAAACCCGTCTCGTGCATAGCGGCACCTTGCGTTCGCAATTCAACGAGACATCGGAAGCCCTCTTCCTCACGCAAGGCTATGTCTACGACTCGGCGTTGCAGGCGGAGAAGCGGTTTCTCGGCGAAGACCCCGGCTACCAATATTCGCGCTTCTCCAATCCGACAGTCAGCATGTTCGAACAGCGCATGGCCGAATTCGAAGGCGCGGAAGCCGCGCGCGCGACCGCAACCGGCATGGCTGCTGTCACGCTCGCGCTGATGGGCCAGGTGAAAGCCGGCGATCATGTCGTTGCGTCGAAAGCCCTGTTCGGCTCGTGTCTTTATATTGTCGAGGATCTGTTGCCGCGCTTCGGCGTGCAATCGACGCTCGTCAACGGCACCGACCTCGATGCGTGGCAGGCGGCGGTGCGGCCCAACACCAAGACCTTTTTCATGGAGACGCCGGCCAATCCGACGCTCGAGGTGATCGACATCGCGGCGGTGGCGAAAATCGCGCATAACGCCGGCGCGACGGTGGTGGTGGACAATGTCTTCTCCACCCCGTTGTGGCAAAGTCCGCTCGCGCTCGGCGCCGATTGCGTTGTCTATTCCGCCACCAAGCATATCGACGGACAGGGCCGCTGCCTTGGTGGAGTCGTCCTCGGCTCGGAGAAATTCATCGCCGACAATATACAGGTGCTGCTGCGGCAGACCGGCCCCTCCATGTCGCCGTTCAATGCCTGGGTGCTGCTGAAAGGCCTCGAGACGCTGGCGGTGCGCGTGCGGCGGCAAACCGACAATGCTGCGGCGGTGTCGGTGGCGCTGGCCGAACATCCGAAGATATCGCGGCTGATCTTTTGCGGACGGCCCGACCATCCGCAAGCGGCGATCATCCGCAAGCAGATGAAGGGCGGCTCAAATCTTGTCACCTTCGAGATCAAGGGCGACAAGGCGGCGACCTTCCGCTTCCTCGACGCGCTGAAGCTGATCCGGATTTCCAACAATCTCGGCGACGCCAAGAGCCTGGTGACGCACCCCGCCACCACCACGCACCAGCGGCTGAAACCGGAACAGCGGGCCGAGCTTGGCATCTCCGACGGCCTGGTGCGGCTGTCCTGCGGACTGGAGCACCCGGACGATATCGTGGAGGATATTCTGGCCGCGCTAGAGAAGGTGTGA